The proteins below are encoded in one region of Methanomassiliicoccales archaeon:
- the rtcA gene encoding RNA 3'-terminal phosphate cyclase, with product MIEVDGSYGEGGGQLVRCAVAFAALTGKETRIHNIRAKRPNPGLAPQHLAAINGVALISGGALEGATIGSTEIIYRPGKVRGGKFRINVGTAGSIPLVLQACMLPAIVAETKTVMEITGGTNVRWSPPIDYYDLVLFSLLKRIGIDIEMEILARGFYPEGGGKVLVEISPAKRIAPLRLEDRGQLRRIGGRCFSQNLPSHICSRMCHSVKKSLIDFGNIDISSEISSGISTGVGICLFAEYENTMLGADALGEKGIPAETVGASAALSLKEEISSAGTLDIHASDQILPYLALAGEESTFRVRAISKHLETQLWLISKFMNTRFELEKIEGGYRIVVRPIRT from the coding sequence ATGATCGAGGTCGACGGATCATATGGTGAGGGCGGCGGACAACTGGTGAGATGCGCTGTCGCATTTGCTGCCCTGACAGGCAAAGAGACGCGAATACATAACATCAGGGCCAAAAGACCGAACCCAGGTCTCGCACCGCAGCACCTCGCCGCGATCAATGGCGTAGCTCTGATTTCAGGGGGCGCGCTCGAAGGTGCGACAATCGGTTCAACTGAAATCATTTATCGACCAGGGAAGGTTCGGGGGGGAAAGTTCCGGATCAATGTTGGTACAGCAGGCAGCATCCCGCTCGTCCTTCAGGCATGTATGTTGCCAGCAATCGTGGCCGAGACGAAAACAGTTATGGAAATAACTGGCGGGACGAATGTAAGGTGGTCCCCGCCCATCGACTACTACGATCTCGTCCTATTTTCACTTCTAAAAAGAATCGGTATCGATATTGAAATGGAAATTCTAGCACGGGGCTTCTATCCAGAGGGCGGTGGAAAGGTATTGGTCGAAATCTCGCCTGCAAAAAGAATCGCACCGTTACGCTTGGAAGACCGGGGCCAGCTGAGAAGGATAGGAGGTAGGTGCTTTTCCCAGAATCTCCCATCACATATTTGCTCACGGATGTGTCACTCTGTGAAGAAGTCATTGATCGATTTTGGCAACATTGATATCAGTAGTGAAATCTCATCAGGAATATCGACTGGTGTGGGGATCTGCCTTTTTGCCGAATACGAGAATACGATGCTTGGCGCTGATGCTCTAGGTGAGAAGGGGATTCCAGCCGAGACGGTGGGGGCGAGCGCTGCGCTCTCACTCAAAGAGGAAATTTCATCTGCTGGAACACTCGATATTCACGCAAGCGATCAAATATTGCCGTATCTTGCGCTCGCTGGCGAAGAATCGACATTCCGGGTGAGAGCAATCTCAAAGCATCTTGAGACACAGCTCTGGCTGATAAGCAAGTTCATGAACACACGATTTGAATTGGAAAAGATCGAAGGAGGGTATAGGATCGTCGTTAGGCCTATCCGTACATGA
- a CDS encoding Lrp/AsnC ligand binding domain-containing protein: protein MQEKERTEYDTVMSNYYGDDQVTSLINLKIDTKEADAIAERISEYEVVEDVFLVTGDTDIIAKVKFQNYNQLKRFLVEKIANIQGIKEIKTMMVVMTFKERGELKTESLNSQGSDEMPKSV, encoded by the coding sequence TTGCAGGAAAAGGAGAGAACGGAATATGACACAGTTATGTCGAACTATTACGGTGATGACCAAGTTACCTCACTCATAAATCTGAAAATTGACACAAAGGAGGCGGATGCAATAGCAGAGCGGATATCCGAATACGAGGTTGTGGAAGACGTCTTTCTTGTTACTGGTGATACGGATATCATTGCAAAGGTGAAATTTCAGAACTATAATCAACTGAAGAGATTTCTCGTCGAAAAAATTGCCAACATCCAGGGAATCAAAGAGATAAAAACAATGATGGTCGTGATGACTTTTAAAGAGAGGGGCGAGTTGAAAACGGAGTCGCTAAATAGCCAAGGCTCCGATGAGATGCCTAAGAGTGTATGA
- a CDS encoding UPF0147 family protein: MDQNAKLKQIIEILDQLAEDTSVPRNIRRGATEAKERLLQQNEALDVRAASAIFILDELANDPNIPLHGRTLIWNIISQLETVS, from the coding sequence GTGGATCAAAATGCCAAACTCAAGCAGATCATCGAGATTCTTGACCAACTGGCTGAAGATACATCGGTGCCAAGAAATATCAGACGGGGAGCGACAGAGGCAAAAGAGCGGCTTCTGCAGCAAAATGAAGCACTTGACGTGAGGGCTGCGAGCGCTATCTTCATTTTGGATGAACTGGCAAATGATCCTAACATTCCCCTTCATGGCAGAACCCTGATCTGGAATATCATCAGCCAGTTGGAGACCGTGAGCTGA
- a CDS encoding cation:proton antiporter has translation MLTPDNMMLEIGAVMLIAFIGATIASKLKQSVILGYIIVGIILGPHIHFQLGPFTYNGIIRDTTIIDFLSYLGLILLMFFIGLEFSFSKVRKTKSSAAIIAMLNLGINMFTGIMLGTAMGWPIVDTIFLAGIISMSSSAVAMKSIIELKRLANPETEFLIGISVTESFLAMVLLTIIAGLMIKDGTEPVSLSSLALGIIVFYAFFVFLALWVIPKTVHHLRRIKNDEMFVLFALGIVFLAAAFAEISGVPAIIGAFFIGMVFAETKVSERFEEKIVPFRDAFVAVFFVSFGMLIDPLMFVEIWWLILAAATLVIINDFIITAALAYLLGFSSKASMSIGSALCGRDAESVMFASVGSRAFGATKGAILYPFAGALCFVTSAITPFLMRNSLKVAGRLSSMLPAYVKHGGAVISRTLSKLVMPSTLPVLQKSKGIGILIIAYFLILCATAVTTGYLHILIFIIGILLTIVFHFVFSSEISRIVRSTNYSNLNLSQRDNRVTVRIVSSFVSGGFIAMMLAAFLYPFYWPSTPLVLLMYVGWILLIMRRVYQTVSRRPIAIDHGIATDELSSFGCGIENKNVTKMPFRNK, from the coding sequence ATGCTAACGCCAGATAATATGATGCTGGAGATCGGCGCTGTCATGCTCATTGCATTCATAGGCGCCACGATCGCATCTAAGTTGAAGCAGAGTGTCATTCTTGGTTATATCATCGTTGGGATCATTCTCGGTCCCCATATTCACTTTCAGCTTGGTCCGTTCACATACAATGGCATCATCAGGGACACGACCATAATCGATTTCCTCTCGTACCTTGGCCTCATTCTTCTGATGTTTTTCATAGGGTTGGAATTCTCGTTCAGTAAGGTCAGGAAAACGAAATCATCAGCTGCGATCATCGCGATGTTGAATCTAGGTATCAACATGTTCACTGGAATTATGTTGGGAACGGCGATGGGCTGGCCAATCGTCGACACGATTTTTCTTGCAGGTATCATCTCGATGAGCAGCAGTGCGGTGGCAATGAAATCGATCATCGAACTCAAACGGCTAGCAAATCCTGAAACGGAATTCCTCATCGGCATCTCTGTAACTGAGAGCTTCCTCGCCATGGTTCTTCTGACAATTATCGCTGGTCTGATGATCAAAGATGGGACTGAGCCAGTGAGTTTGTCTTCACTCGCGCTAGGAATCATCGTTTTCTATGCGTTCTTCGTTTTTCTCGCTCTATGGGTTATACCAAAGACAGTTCATCATCTCCGAAGGATTAAGAACGATGAAATGTTCGTCCTCTTTGCACTTGGCATCGTATTCCTTGCAGCCGCTTTTGCTGAGATCTCTGGGGTACCAGCTATTATCGGAGCATTTTTCATTGGAATGGTGTTCGCAGAGACGAAAGTTTCAGAGAGGTTTGAAGAAAAAATCGTGCCGTTCAGAGATGCCTTCGTAGCCGTCTTCTTCGTATCGTTCGGAATGTTGATAGACCCCCTCATGTTCGTTGAAATTTGGTGGCTGATCTTAGCAGCAGCGACACTTGTCATTATCAACGATTTCATTATTACCGCAGCTCTCGCATATCTGCTGGGGTTTTCCTCGAAAGCATCCATGTCGATAGGAAGCGCACTCTGCGGAAGGGATGCTGAGTCTGTGATGTTTGCCAGTGTCGGTAGCCGTGCTTTTGGTGCGACGAAAGGCGCCATTCTTTATCCTTTTGCAGGGGCGCTTTGTTTCGTAACGAGCGCGATTACCCCGTTTCTCATGAGGAACAGTTTGAAAGTTGCTGGTAGACTCTCCTCAATGCTACCTGCTTATGTGAAACATGGCGGCGCCGTCATATCAAGGACTTTATCAAAACTGGTCATGCCTTCGACTCTTCCTGTCCTGCAAAAATCAAAGGGAATTGGCATCCTTATCATCGCCTACTTCCTGATTCTTTGTGCGACTGCCGTGACGACAGGTTATCTACACATCCTGATCTTTATTATCGGTATTCTCCTGACGATTGTCTTCCACTTTGTCTTCTCATCGGAGATTTCTAGAATCGTAAGGAGTACAAATTACTCGAATCTCAATCTTTCACAGAGGGACAATCGGGTTACAGTTAGAATTGTCTCCTCATTTGTTTCCGGCGGGTTCATCGCAATGATGTTAGCCGCATTTCTTTACCCATTTTACTGGCCATCGACACCTCTGGTACTTCTGATGTATGTTGGCTGGATCCTCCTCATAATGAGACGGGTTTACCAAACAGTATCGCGTCGACCAATCGCAATCGATCATGGTATTGCCACGGATGAACTTTCCTCATTTGGTTGCGGGATTGAGAACAAGAATGTTACAAAGATGCCGTTTCGGAACAAGTAG